A genomic region of Streptosporangium lutulentum contains the following coding sequences:
- the pyrE gene encoding orotate phosphoribosyltransferase, giving the protein MNDRENLLVEIKSKGVVHGKVVLSSGKEADFYVDLRRVTLDGQAAPLVGRVMLDLTEDLDYDAVGGLTLGADPVATAMLHAAAARGRTLDAFVVRKAQKAHGMQRRIEGPDVAGRRVLAVEDTSTTGGSPLTAVEALREAGAEVVAVATIVDRGAASAIAEAGLPYRTAYNLSDLGLG; this is encoded by the coding sequence ATGAACGATCGCGAGAACCTGTTGGTCGAGATCAAGAGCAAGGGCGTCGTACACGGCAAGGTCGTGCTGTCCTCGGGCAAGGAGGCGGACTTCTATGTGGACCTGCGCCGGGTGACCCTCGACGGGCAGGCGGCGCCGCTGGTGGGCCGGGTCATGCTGGACCTCACCGAGGACCTCGACTACGACGCGGTCGGCGGGCTCACCCTGGGCGCCGACCCCGTGGCGACCGCCATGCTGCACGCGGCGGCGGCGCGAGGCAGGACGCTCGACGCGTTCGTGGTCCGCAAGGCGCAGAAGGCGCACGGCATGCAGCGCCGGATCGAGGGCCCGGACGTGGCGGGGCGACGGGTGCTCGCGGTGGAGGACACCTCCACGACCGGCGGATCCCCACTGACCGCGGTGGAGGCGCTCCGCGAGGCGGGCGCCGAGGTCGTGGCCGTGGCCACAATCGTGGACCGGGGGGCCGCCTCCGCGATCGCCGAGGCGGGCCTGCCGTACCGGACCGCCTACAACCTGAGCGACCTCGGCCTGGGCTGA
- the fbaA gene encoding class II fructose-bisphosphate aldolase, translated as MPIATPEVYAEMLDRAKAGGFAYPAINVTSSQTLNAALRGFAEASSDGIIQVSTGGAEFLSGTTIKDMVTGSVALAEYARVVAAKYPVTVALHTDHCPKDKLDGFVRPLLDISLERVAKGQDPLFQSHMWDGSAVPLDENLEIAKDLLEKAARARIVLEAEIGVVGGEEDGVVGEINEKLYTTAEDALATAEALGLGERGRYMLAATFGNVHGVYKPGHVKLRPSVLKDIQDAVGAKYGKEKPFDLVFHGGSGSLLEEIQEAISYGVVKMNIDTDTQYAFTRPIADHMFRNYDGVLKVDGDVGNKKAYDPRSYGKAAETAMAARIVEACQHLKSAGTKLA; from the coding sequence ATGCCTATCGCGACTCCAGAGGTCTACGCCGAGATGCTCGATCGGGCCAAGGCGGGCGGGTTCGCCTATCCGGCGATCAACGTAACCTCGTCCCAGACCCTCAATGCCGCGCTCAGGGGCTTCGCCGAAGCTTCGAGCGACGGCATCATCCAGGTGTCCACCGGCGGCGCCGAATTCCTTTCGGGTACAACGATCAAGGATATGGTGACCGGTTCGGTGGCGCTGGCGGAATACGCCCGCGTCGTCGCGGCCAAATACCCCGTGACGGTCGCCCTGCACACCGACCACTGTCCCAAGGACAAGCTGGACGGTTTTGTACGGCCGCTGCTCGACATCTCGCTCGAGCGGGTCGCCAAGGGACAGGACCCCCTGTTCCAGTCGCACATGTGGGACGGCTCCGCCGTACCGCTGGACGAGAACCTGGAGATCGCCAAGGATCTCCTGGAGAAGGCCGCCCGCGCGAGGATCGTTCTCGAGGCGGAGATCGGCGTCGTCGGCGGCGAGGAGGACGGCGTCGTCGGCGAGATCAACGAGAAGCTCTACACCACCGCCGAGGACGCCCTGGCGACCGCCGAGGCCCTGGGCCTCGGCGAGCGAGGCCGCTACATGCTCGCCGCGACCTTCGGCAACGTGCACGGCGTCTACAAGCCGGGTCACGTCAAGCTCCGCCCGAGCGTGCTGAAGGACATCCAGGACGCGGTCGGCGCCAAGTACGGCAAGGAGAAGCCCTTCGACCTGGTCTTCCACGGCGGCTCCGGCTCGCTGCTGGAGGAGATCCAGGAGGCCATCTCCTACGGCGTCGTGAAGATGAACATCGACACCGACACGCAGTACGCCTTCACCCGCCCGATCGCCGATCACATGTTCAGAAACTACGACGGCGTGCTCAAGGTCGACGGTGACGTCGGCAACAAGAAGGCCTACGACCCCCGGTCCTACGGCAAGGCCGCCGAGACCGCGATGGCGGCCCGCATCGTCGAGGCCTGCCAGCACCTGAAGTCCGCGGGCACCAAGCTCGCCTGA
- a CDS encoding DedA family protein, translating into MDLLHNLLDPKWWLGLLGPFATIGVLGIIFAETGLLLGFFLPGDSLLVAAGVFSTVEAAAAIPGLTPLSFPVLLVLAPICAIIGAQLGHHLGATFGRRLFDKPDSKLFRQEHVDKAEYYFQKFGPAKAVVLARFIPIVRTFLNPVAGMLGMDRKRFFLWNCVGGILWTDSMLIFGRVVGSAVPDIDKYILPGAFVIILLSIIPIVLEFVKGRKGGGSGGPESGGKHRLGAPTAPTRRNIQP; encoded by the coding sequence ATGGACCTCCTGCACAATCTCCTTGACCCCAAGTGGTGGCTCGGCCTGCTGGGCCCGTTCGCCACCATCGGGGTGCTCGGCATCATCTTCGCCGAGACCGGGCTGCTGCTCGGATTCTTCCTGCCCGGTGACTCGCTGCTCGTCGCCGCGGGGGTCTTCAGCACCGTCGAGGCGGCCGCCGCCATTCCCGGGCTCACACCGCTCTCGTTCCCCGTGTTGCTGGTCCTGGCCCCGATCTGCGCCATCATCGGCGCCCAGCTGGGCCATCACCTCGGCGCCACGTTCGGCCGCAGGCTGTTCGACAAGCCCGACTCCAAGCTCTTCAGGCAGGAGCACGTCGACAAGGCCGAGTATTACTTCCAGAAGTTCGGCCCCGCCAAGGCCGTGGTGCTCGCCCGGTTCATCCCGATCGTGCGCACCTTCCTCAACCCGGTCGCCGGAATGCTCGGCATGGACCGCAAGAGGTTCTTCCTGTGGAACTGCGTCGGCGGGATTCTCTGGACCGACAGCATGCTGATTTTCGGCCGCGTGGTCGGCTCCGCGGTGCCCGACATCGACAAATACATTCTGCCGGGCGCTTTTGTGATCATTCTCCTCTCGATCATCCCGATCGTCCTGGAATTCGTGAAGGGCCGTAAGGGCGGCGGTTCCGGTGGTCCCGAGTCCGGAGGAAAGCACCGTCTCGGTGCTCCCACCGCTCCGACAAGGCGAAACATCCAGCCGTAA